From uncultured Desulfobacter sp.:
GATTTGCCAACGAGGCCCCGATAAGAGTCGAGAGTACCCCGTCGATTCCACGACACCCGACATTCGCACTCGTTGTTACGGAACGCGGCACGTCAAAAAACGTCCACGACCGCATGGTGTTGCTGAGACCAAAGTGCAAAACACTTTTTTCGGGAATCTGAGGCGCTACAGTTTTCGCGATCCAGTCATTAGAAAAAGGCATTTCCGGAATTCTTTTATACAGTTCATCGTGTTTGGCAATGCACGCATTCAAATATTTATCTTCCTCCACCGACTCGAAAACAGGATTTCTTGCATAGTGGTCAAAGAAGTCCTGCTCATCCATATCGAAGATGTAGCGCAATTTGCGGAATGTGTCCCGCACCTCACCATCCGCGCTCACGCGCCAAACTTCCTTCGCCTTCATCATGCGTCCATAGGTAAAATAGTCTCCCGACAACTCACCGATATGAATTAGCAAATCTGGATGACAAAGCGGCGAAGAATAAGCTTCCTGCCCAGCCACAAGTGCATACATTAAGCGATATTTCCCTTTATATCCGCTGGTATGATCGCAAAATACCACCGCGTTATTATGCGCACAAAACGCATCCACAGCCTTTATTTGCGCATCTGTCCACGTAGCATGCGAACAAACATAAATCGCGATTTTTTTTGCTTCTTTCGGAATCTGCGGGAACATATCTTTACATGTAATTCGATTAATAACACGAACTTCAGGAAGTTTTTTGACGGAAAAATTATTGCCACCCTTTTCCAAATCAATATGAACCGGCCCGCCTCCATTTCGGCGTAATTCCAAAATCACCGTGTTTACTTTTAATTCCGCAATTTGTATGTCTTTCTCATCTCGTATCAATGGAAGGTGTATCTTGTAGCGCACAGTATCTTTCGGAGACACACTTCGATCAATAAACTGGGGTTCAAGGTGACCAATTCTCGAGAAACTACCCATCGAGGTTATTGCCAAAATCGGGAGCTTCCGATAATAGGCTTCCGTCAGTGCCGGCAGATAATTGCGTGACGCGGTTGCTCCCGTACAAGTCAAAACAACCGGCTCGCCGGATTCACCCGAAAGCCCACAAGCCATATAAGCAGCGGAACGTTCGTCCACACAAGAATACATCTCAAACCATGGGTCATGTTGTATACTCCCAACAATAGTAATATTGGTTGCCCCAGGAGAAGCGACCACTTTTCGAATTCCGTGCTCCTTCAACAACGCAACTATAATCTGAGCATTTTTTTCATCTGAATAATATTTGTCCATCTGTCAATAGGCTTTCTAAAATTTATTTTTCAATTGTTTAAGTTTTCCTAAAGCGAAAACGCGCTCTTCTTTCGTCAACCCCAAAACAGAGACAATAAGCACCGTCGTGGGAACACTAGCAACCGTAACCAACATAACCCGCCAAAACGACTGCGGAATCGGCAACAAAAAAACCAACAGTGGGAATGCAAAAGCCAAAATTGAAACCGGAACGATTTTTAGAACAACTTCTTTCACATATAACATAGGACTAATGGCAATCATACCTTTCAGCAAAAGCACCCGCACCCCAACCAACACAATGCGAATAAAAATATGTACGCAATACGCCGCCTCCGGCGGGAAACCCAAGCAAAAAAGCACCCACGAAAAAATAAAAACAAAAACACTCACGCCATTTACGGCAATGGCGTAACTACGAATGTTACCCGTCGCCATTGCCGCTGTGAACAAAATGCCGCCAAGTACCTGCGGAAGCATCGCCAGCAAAGTCAACCTCAAGAAAACTGTGGCATACGCGGGAACTTCTCCCAACCATATCCGCAAAACCGTATCCGCCTCAATAAACAGTGGAACCACAAACACCAACGCCAAAAAATACGCAAACTTGCTTCCACGGCAAATCAGCTGAAACATATAATCTTTCTCACCCGCCGCGTAAGACTTGACGATCTGCGGATTCATCGAAGTCGAAAAATTGCCGATGAATTGCGACAGAGATCCCTCCACCTGCGTAGCAATTCCCCGAGCCGCATTGAGTGCCACCCCAAAAAACATATTCGTTAAAATATTCACGCCCTGTGTATTCATCATCCCGACGGAATGGCTGAAAAAAGCCCACCCCGCAAAACCGAACATCTCTTTAAGCAAGGCTTTGTCCCACATAAGGCGAAAACGGCTTTCGCTAAAGCGTATCCGGCAATAAATAAAGTAAGTTAGCTGAATGACAATGGAAATGCCCAGCAAAAAAACAGCATAGGTCTTCAACTTATCAAACGAAGACGTCATCAATAAAAACACGACCCCAAGTTTCAGCAGCACCTCCAGCATGCTCAAATAGGCAAATGCCTTCATGTGCTCGTGCGCGATAATCATCGCGTTATACGCGACGCTGATTAATTTGACCCCGAAGCTGACAGCCGAACAAATCAATACCCAATTCGCCGCATCCAGGCGCTCGACGGGTATGTTCATCTTCGTATTCAAGAACCAGCCGCCACCCGTTAAAACAAGAGAAACAAGGATTCCCGCAATCATCAGCTGAATCAAAACACTCGTCGAAAAAACCGTGCTCAGCCGATGCTTGTCCCCGCGCCCAAGCTCAAATGTAATAAATCGGCTAATCGCTCCCGACAACGCCCCGGAAATGCACGAGAACATCGCCACCACACCGCCAACAACATTGTAAATCCCGTAATCATCGACCCCCAACGTCGCCAAAACGATACGGCTCGTATAAAGGCTGACCAACAAGACCACAATCGACCGCAAATACAAAAAAATTGTATTTTTCGCAATACGACGGTTTTTTTCTGCGTTTAAAGACATAGCGATTAAGACTCAAAAACAAAAAAATATGCCGAGATTTTTCGTTCTTTACAAAACTCTTCAATTTCCGTTTGTGGAAACGTTTCGCGACACAACGTCCTTTTTTGTCGAGCGCACAACAAAAATTTTACAGATAACAACGGAGAAAATATCAACGGGAAACGGCTTTTTTTTAACAAGGGCCGCAAGACCAAACGTTGGATTGTCACTGGGTGCAGAAAAGGGACATCAAAAAGAGTAATCCTCTTAGAAAAAACATTTTTGCGGTTTACCACAAAAAAAACGTTCCCGCCATTTTCTTTCAAGAGGCTAAAAACATGCTTAAAAATTAAAGATGATGCTTCCATGGTTCTTTCCGGCGCTAAAAAAGAAATTGAACGTGAATTCTTCGGAACCAAGTTTTCCGTATTGCAGAAATCCCCAACAACCAGATAATCGAAATTCCTCGGAGACGACGGGGTCAAAGAAAAAACACTACGAATTGCTTCATTCTTCCGGCGGACTTTCCAATTGAGAAAATACAAAGCCACAAATAAGAGCGTTGCCCCAAACAACAATGACGCAATTATGACACGTCCTACGGACAACGAAATTGTAGCGAGAGCGAGCACGCCTCCGAGAAAAACGAATAGGAAAATTCGAATTCTACTTCTCATCAAAAACCGGGACATGAGCATGATTCTAAACATAATTTGTAATTTTCATTTAGTGCGGAAACATTCGCAATATCCTCTGCCGACAAAGAAAAATCAAAAATATTCAAGTACTCTTCAACTCTCTTTGGCTTGCGAGAAGTAAACACGGGAATGACACCAGTGTCAATGTGCCAACGTAAAACAATTTGCCCAATGCTTTTGCCGTATTTTTCAGTGAGAGATTGAAGCGTCGGACTTTCTTTTATGTGCGAATGCATTTTACATAGCGGAGAATACGCCTGAATACAAATATCGTTCATCTTGCAAAATTCAATTTCCTTTTCAAAAACCATTAGCGGATGCCGCTCAATTTGAATATAACGCGGAAGGATTCCGGCATAGCTGAATGCTTTCAAATGACGAAAGCGCACATTGCAAATTCCTATGTCTTTTGCAATTCCTTCGCTCTTGATTCGTTGCAAAGATTTCCACGTTTTTTCGAGATATTCCGGAATCGGCCAATGGATCAGCACTAAATCAAAGTAGTCCATTCCCATCTCTTTGAGAGCGGAATCTACATATTTTCTTATATCCCCGTCGCCTTCCTGCATTTGCCAAGCATCAATCTTGCTCTGAATGAAAAAATCTTCACGTGTCAGATTATACTGAACGATGCATTGCCGAATCGCCTGCCCCAAGATATATTCCGTTCGATAACTCGGAGCGGTATCAAAATTTTTACATCCATTCTCCACAGCCTTTTGAACGACGGCTAAAAAGCTGTCATATTCCTTATGTGAAGAAATTCCAGAGCCAAAGATAATCTTTGGACTTATATAGTTAGTTGACATATGTTAGGCTACCATAAAATATACGTTCTCGAAAAAAAGGCTAAAGCAACGCTTCACCCGTTGAGGAAAATCATCTGTTACATTGATGTTGATTCCTCGTTTTTCCACCCCCAAAAAAAATTGGGGAAAAGACTATTTATCGATAGGTTTTAATTCGCGTAATTCTGCTGATAAATTCTAACCGCCTCATCCCGGCCCGGAAAATGCGAATCGTTTTCCACCACCTTTTCCAACGCCGAGGCAGCAGCCTCATGATTGCCCAATTGATGGCTGACAGCTCCCATGTGATAGACAATGGCAACGTTGTTCTGCATCTTTTCATAGGCTCTACTGACATACTTTTCAGCCTGCTTTACTTCGCCTTTTTTAAACAACGCCCACCCCAAAGTGTCCGCCACCAGGGGAGAGCCAGGGTTAAACTTATCCGCCTCTTTAGCCAGTTTGGGATGTCGTAGGGTCGGGCCACAAAAACCCTTTAAAATATTAAGGCTCATGTCGCGTTTTGGGGTCTTACTTGATCATCACTTCAATAAGTGAATGAAGCAGGGATTTCCCTCGTTTACCAACATTATGAACGAACTCGAAAAATCCGAGGTAAAAAGGAAGTTTTTCCTGTGAGATACCCCGATGTGGGCGAATCCAGCTTCGGAGTAATGACCAGAAGCCTTCCATTGTATTCACATGAACTTCATAAAACCCGTCTCCATCATCGTCTCTGGCATATTCACCGGCTCCATGATTCACACTTTCATGGTCATAACCCCATTCATCCAACCGGTTATAAATGGAATACTCATCGGTATAGACCAATGTTCCTGGTTGTATAGTGGCCTTTATCAAAGGCTCAATGGTGGCCTGCCGGACATTGGGGAGCATTTGAATCACAACTTGCCCACACCGTTGTATCATCCCGAAAATAGGTGGCTTCTCTTTTTCCAGCGTACCACGCCCTCTAGCACCCTTTAATCGGTTACGGCGACCATCTCGGCCTTTTTTTGATACAGCCTCGGGGTTGCCTTTGTGCCCTGCAATGATATACACCTCATCGCACTCAACCTCATCCTGAAGGGTTATCTGAGGCTTTTTTTTACCACGCCTTCGCGTAGCTGAGCAGCCATATTGTGAACATCTCCACGATTAAGGTCCAACTCTTTGGAAATCTGGTTGTTGGACAAATTCAACCCCATGAAATAAAGGCACAATATCCACACTTTAAGGGGTTGGTGATGTCCGGCAAAAATGGTCCCGGTGAGATCATCGAAGCGTTTTCCGCACTCTTTGCATTCATAACGCTGTTTGGCGGATTCCCTATCATCGAAACCTTTTTTGATTGTATTTATGGAATCACAAAACGGACACTCACGTATTTTGGGCCAATGCAGTTCACGAACGGTTTCATAGCATTGTACATCATCTATCAGGGTCTTGATATTTACCTTCATTGGCTCCAATCCGAGTTTAACCAGTTAATAGCAAGGCGAATATCTACTATCATAACGATCCGTAATGCAATTCAATTTTTGCTTTTTTGTTATCAAATTTCAAAAGACCCCAAAACGCGACATGAGCCAAAATTTTTATGGTTCAGGAAGTGTATGGAGCGCTCAACTGGCAGCGATGATGTTTTCAATTTTTAAAACCTTGGATTTATGGGGACTAAACTGTCACCACTGGTTAAATTCATACCTTAACGCCTGCGCTGTAAACCATGGGAAAGCTCCTGAAGAATTATCACAATTTCTTCCCTGGGAAATGGATGAGGCCCGCCTGGATAAATTGTCAAAACCGATAGATACATCATAATCCGATACTGTGGCCGGGTTTTCACTCCAACAGAAATAACACAAATCAGGGCTCTCATAAAAAACACCCCCCAGTTCAACCGAACACGACTTTCAATAGAGGCCTGCCGAGTTCTCCAATGGTTTAAACCCGATGGGAAAACCAAAGATATGTCGTGCCGTGTTGCGATGCTGAAGATGAAAAAGGATGGAGTGATATGCCTGCCGCCATCTACTCGGAAAAAAAGCAGGATAGACGCATTAAATTAACTTCAGCTACTGATCCCCAACGCCGGGTTGTCTGTCCGGTTCACCGTTTGCCGGAACTTAATTCGCAGATCGTTACCAGAGCGACATCTGCTTTGTGGAATGAATACATCGAAAGATATCATTATTTTGGGCATAAGCCTTTGCCGGGTGCCCAACTTCGATATTTCATCACTGCCGGCGAACAAATCGTTGCCCTGGCAGGGTTTGGTGCAGCGGCTTGGCAAACCGCACCAAGAGATCAGTTTATTGGATGGACTCATGATCAAAGAAAGGCAAATTTGCATTTGATTGTGAATAATGCCAGGTTCCTTATTTTGCCGTGGATTCAATCGAAAAATTTAGCATCCAAAATTCTTTCGTTGATAACACACCGACTCCCGAATGATTGGCACAACAAATATAACATCCGGCCTGTAATGCTTGAAAGGTTTGTTCAAAAAGATCGTTTCGCAGGAACCTGTTATAAAGCCGCAAATTGGCAAATTATTGGAGAAACTAAAGGGCGTGGTAAATTAGGTGCTAACCCAAAGAAAGGGACAGTGATTCTTCCCATCAAAGACGTTTGGGTTTATCCTTTGGACCAGAATTTTAAGGCGTTACTCAAATCAACCTAAAAATGACTAACCCGAATATTTACATTTCTTGAAAAACTTTTTTCATGAATATTGCTGTAACGGCTCATGTTGCGATAGTTCATTCGTCCCCGGAGTATCATGGTTGTTGAAAACAAAACCAATAAAAATTTTTGTTGAGGTTTAGATCTGGATATTTGCTATAAGGAAGACAGTTTTTCTCAAAATCAAGGCCGGAGTTGCCATTACCAATCGGTCTGATCTATCCATAATCCACGCATTTTAGGAACGGGTCTTAAATAGCTTGCCCACTTTGCTATATCCTAGCGCGCGGGCGTCCCGCCCGCAGGTCTGCAAGTATTGTAAAGATGCGGGCGAGATGCCCGCGCTCATAGGTTTATTTCGGACTCATTCCTTCGATTAATGAAACGATAGCTGATCACGATAGCGGTTGCTTTATTTTTTTTTAAAAAAAGTGGTTTTTTTCAAGGAAACAAAAAATTGGCGGGGCCGACCGCTTTTTTGAGAACCCTTCAAAATCCCCTGCAAGAAGCCTTCACTGGCCATTTAAACGACATTCAAAAGGTGGTGTATACCCCCTCTCACGCCCAATGTTAAAAATGGACCAAAATCACGATATGGAGACAAGTATTTATTGTTATTTCAAATAGTTATAATCTTATCGTATTTGCCTTCCCTGTGTTTTTCTGCTAACCCATAACCCTATGAGTTTAGCCCAAAATGCATCAAAAAATATAGTAGACCGCTTGACCTGGCATACAGCAAACAGGGACCAAACAGGCATCGCCAAAGATCTTGCCGAAGGTAAAGATATCCCTGAAGTATATGGCCTTGGGGAAGCTGGATTATTCGATGAGTTTTTTTACTTTCTTGATCATTTCGAATTTACCAACCTGCTCATGGAACTTGAACCAAAATCAAAACAAAGAAACAGTCCGGTCCCATTCATGCGTATCATTTTTATTTATATGATGCGTATTGTGGCTGGCCTTCATTTTTTTTGGCACACAGACTCTGTTATTCTTCGAAGTCAGGCCTTAATGCGTCTTGTCGGCTTTAACGGCAGGGAGATAAAAGAAGGGACTTGCAATAGGGGTAAGAAAAAATCCTCTTGCGATGAAAAAGCGCCCATTCCAATCCGAGGACCGGTATCTTGTGATTTCATAAAAAATACAATGGCATCAATTGTTGCACCAACCCTGGAAAAAATGTTTAACAGGGGAATATCGATTTTAGCGGCACATAAGTTTTTTCCA
This genomic window contains:
- a CDS encoding Druantia anti-phage system protein DruA, coding for MPAAIYSEKKQDRRIKLTSATDPQRRVVCPVHRLPELNSQIVTRATSALWNEYIERYHYFGHKPLPGAQLRYFITAGEQIVALAGFGAAAWQTAPRDQFIGWTHDQRKANLHLIVNNARFLILPWIQSKNLASKILSLITHRLPNDWHNKYNIRPVMLERFVQKDRFAGTCYKAANWQIIGETKGRGKLGANPKKGTVILPIKDVWVYPLDQNFKALLKST
- a CDS encoding thiamine pyrophosphate-binding protein, with product MDKYYSDEKNAQIIVALLKEHGIRKVVASPGATNITIVGSIQHDPWFEMYSCVDERSAAYMACGLSGESGEPVVLTCTGATASRNYLPALTEAYYRKLPILAITSMGSFSRIGHLEPQFIDRSVSPKDTVRYKIHLPLIRDEKDIQIAELKVNTVILELRRNGGGPVHIDLEKGGNNFSVKKLPEVRVINRITCKDMFPQIPKEAKKIAIYVCSHATWTDAQIKAVDAFCAHNNAVVFCDHTSGYKGKYRLMYALVAGQEAYSSPLCHPDLLIHIGELSGDYFTYGRMMKAKEVWRVSADGEVRDTFRKLRYIFDMDEQDFFDHYARNPVFESVEEDKYLNACIAKHDELYKRIPEMPFSNDWIAKTVAPQIPEKSVLHFGLSNTMRSWTFFDVPRSVTTSANVGCRGIDGVLSTLIGASLANPSVLHFGVLGDLTFFYDMNSLGNRHVGRNLRILLVNNGRGTEFRLYIHQGQQLMGEDADPYVAAAEHFGNKSPELVKNYASALGFEYLCVSNKEEFTPVIERFLTPELTDRPMLLEVFTDSQAESDALKMLRNLEVSKKSQAKQITKSILGDSGVKFAKKVLGK
- a CDS encoding IS1595 family transposase, which codes for MYIIAGHKGNPEAVSKKGRDGRRNRLKGARGRGTLEKEKPPIFGMIQRCGQVVIQMLPNVRQATIEPLIKATIQPGTLVYTDEYSIYNRLDEWGYDHESVNHGAGEYARDDDGDGFYEVHVNTMEGFWSLLRSWIRPHRGISQEKLPFYLGFFEFVHNVGKRGKSLLHSLIEVMIK
- a CDS encoding transposase, whose product is MKVNIKTLIDDVQCYETVRELHWPKIRECPFCDSINTIKKGFDDRESAKQRYECKECGKRFDDLTGTIFAGHHQPLKVWILCLYFMGLNLSNNQISKELDLNRGDVHNMAAQLREGVVKKSLR
- a CDS encoding lipopolysaccharide biosynthesis protein codes for the protein MSLNAEKNRRIAKNTIFLYLRSIVVLLVSLYTSRIVLATLGVDDYGIYNVVGGVVAMFSCISGALSGAISRFITFELGRGDKHRLSTVFSTSVLIQLMIAGILVSLVLTGGGWFLNTKMNIPVERLDAANWVLICSAVSFGVKLISVAYNAMIIAHEHMKAFAYLSMLEVLLKLGVVFLLMTSSFDKLKTYAVFLLGISIVIQLTYFIYCRIRFSESRFRLMWDKALLKEMFGFAGWAFFSHSVGMMNTQGVNILTNMFFGVALNAARGIATQVEGSLSQFIGNFSTSMNPQIVKSYAAGEKDYMFQLICRGSKFAYFLALVFVVPLFIEADTVLRIWLGEVPAYATVFLRLTLLAMLPQVLGGILFTAAMATGNIRSYAIAVNGVSVFVFIFSWVLFCLGFPPEAAYCVHIFIRIVLVGVRVLLLKGMIAISPMLYVKEVVLKIVPVSILAFAFPLLVFLLPIPQSFWRVMLVTVASVPTTVLIVSVLGLTKEERVFALGKLKQLKNKF
- a CDS encoding aldo/keto reductase; the protein is MSTNYISPKIIFGSGISSHKEYDSFLAVVQKAVENGCKNFDTAPSYRTEYILGQAIRQCIVQYNLTREDFFIQSKIDAWQMQEGDGDIRKYVDSALKEMGMDYFDLVLIHWPIPEYLEKTWKSLQRIKSEGIAKDIGICNVRFRHLKAFSYAGILPRYIQIERHPLMVFEKEIEFCKMNDICIQAYSPLCKMHSHIKESPTLQSLTEKYGKSIGQIVLRWHIDTGVIPVFTSRKPKRVEEYLNIFDFSLSAEDIANVSALNENYKLCLESCSCPGF